The genomic stretch CCACTATGAACGACCATAtcaaaaccctagcttccaagatccttgaccCCATGCaaagttttattgattaatgatgcatgagttatgttaatgccctaatatAGAGTATGTACATGAAAtgaaaagtctaagccagttagaaaggggtaggacaaatttggggtatgacaaagtggttagtgcattaactgatctaaaccctaattgattaaagatctacaaaccctaaaaagtttacaaatctaatcctgaacctaaaagggttatttaagaaaacttattgtgacccaaaagatTTATAAGGCataaaaatgcgttagtggacaacacctacctaaggattctagggtttataaatgaatcgaagttaacaaatctaaaaattaattattaattttcaattaaataattaattaaaagtatatacaaaaataacaatttttattgTCTAAAAATACTTATTGATAAAAttgtggaaaaatcgagttttcgattaaaaataaataaatgtaaaattattataaagaaaaattaatttattaaataagtgaaaataaataaataaaaagaaaagaattatatactaaaaaagaaaaagaaatagccaaaatattaaaaaataaaaatttagaaaacttagctgGTAATCTGGTGTGGTGGTCCTTATGAGTTCCATGGTAGACCTGCAAGCTTAAAGACGCTAGATCTCGCACTGGGATTAATCTGATGGTCCTTGCGCGAGGTGCACGGTGGTCCTTCCTGGCATCGCTGCATAGAACCTTTAATTTCAAATCTGGTGTGGTGGTCCTTATGAGTTCCATGGTAGACCTGCAAGCTTAAAGACGCTAGATCTCGCACTGGGATTAATCTGATGGTCCTTGCGCGAGGTGCACGGTGGTCCTTCCTGGCATCGCTGCATAGAACCTTTAATTTCAAATGAAGAAAAATTAAATTGTGGACAGCAAGGTTTGAACCCAGGTCTTGATGGTAACCAGCCTTCTTCTTTAGCCAGCTGTGCCAAATTCGCTTGTTGATAACAatacaaacaaaattaaaataaaaaggaaatttaAGTCTAGTGGAACAGGATGCGCGTGGGACCCAGTGTGGCGCGTCTACCCAATCAGAACCAGAGGGACTTGTTTGACAAATTGACCAGCCACACAAAAACCTCCACGTACTGTCTTCCTCACGCTCCTCTTCCTCTTTCCACCTGCAAATACTTAGCTACGGTTTCACCATGTTTTAGCTACGATATTGACATGAATGTTTCATAGCAAATCCTGCATTCTTACATCCTGAAACAAAACGAGTCAGATAATAAAACGAACCACCCAGATCTACCATGACGAGCTTTCTGAGTCCATTGGTAGTATCGGCTTGGCCTGGAACGCCCTGTAAGGGTGAGAACGCAAAGCTTCAAAGCTtttgccctagccatggcaacTTGGTGTCCTCATGTCAAAGCTTCAAAACAACCATCAAATTGCATTGAAACATGGTGAATAATAAAAAACGAAATTTAAGAAAACACCATAGTTATTCAAGGCATGGAACACGAATACCACACACTCCTACATACTATAAACCTGATATATTGGACGTATGTTACCTGAGGAATCAAATTGGATGAATAGAAGACCTTGAAAGTGGCTGGATCAAAGAATTTTCGTGTGCCCtagtttttgagatttttggaagCTTTGAATCCTTGTTCCCTAGGCTGCAAAACGTGTCTCTCTCATCTGCCCTTGTAGTATATATAGTGAGAATtgttttaggtcaacaaaaatAGAAGAGAATCATATCATTTGGCCCATGGGGATTTGATTGAAAAAGATATAAATtctttcaattttgtttcaatATTGCACCAATATGTTCCTCACATTCTTCCTTTTATTTAGcccttgaattggtcttgatttgattgaaaatttgatgAAGATTTTTAGTCATTAACTATATGatctttttataattttatttgattttatattgaatttaggtgaataaaaacaaatataaatgaaataaaattataaaataaataatatatgaccTATGGGCCCCTTTTAACCTTAAAGTCACGTGGGAAGTCCAAAAACaaaggcccaatactcaaaaactTGAACTTGCTCATTTAAGGTTTcatgtatttttcaattttttgccCAACTTTTGTCAATCATAACttgctcaatttttaaggtatggaagagttctatgactttttggaaatcccaagatgtcttctacaagccactttaggacatatttttcatttgagattttatcttgatgatatggctcctgacaaaaaaaagctttttgcgatcttccaaaaggacctgtaatgttttggctcatatctcccaaattaagcatttttagccttggcatgtgagagacaaagttgtatagaattcaatttcattcaaaatgagctttggatgggaaatttctgatgttccatgtgaaagttatggctggtcaaagttgggttggctttctccttaaaaaccctaatttagaaactcaggttcttgatgattctggagcttttcttgatgaaccatgatcaatccttgatcaaatggtgaatgatacttcataatgaggatcttgacaaacaaatcaggagttttgactttactttgaccccagttgactttcaggtcaacccagtcgattgttgactttctgaacatttgagtgaccaatcctttaagCTGAAACTTGATaattgtcatagaggtaatgtgaggtactttgagccatatgggatgccttggagccattgattcattgacttTCCCTTGAACAAACcgaaccctagtttctgagccttgtttaggagagtttGTCTTTGAGCTTTATATCTtggtttgaatttgaacaagagaaatagtatgggcaaattttggggtatgacaaacatgTTCTTGTAGGTTTTAGGATTTAGTAGGTATTCCTTGCAGGCATGCTTGTGCAGCATTGGCCTATAGGCAATTTAAACCTGAAGACTATGTGGATAATTGGTATTCTAGGGAGAAATATGGAGAGGCATATAGTGTTGCAATTAGCCCAATTAATGGGATGGATATGTGGCCACCAGTTGAAGCAGATGACTTACTTCCTCCATTGTATAAGAAAAGACCTGGTAGGCCTAAGAAGCTTCGATTCAGGGAGCTTGGTGAAGGAGGTATAAGAATGAGGAGGGTTGGAGTAACATATAGGTGTACAAAGTGTGACAAAATTGGtcataactcaagaaagtgtaAGGCTACAAGTCAAAATCCGGCTGCCTTGAAAAGAAAGGTACCTTTCCATTCCATTTGAATTTTTTGTTGTAATGTTTTTGAAATAATCTTGTTATTAACTTGTTTTCATTTTCAGAGGAAGGCTCCTAGGAAGAAACCTGCAATCAACAATGATGTTGAGGTTGCAGACCCTGTTGATGAAGAAGTTGCAGACCCTGTTGATGCTGAGGTTGCAGACCCTGTTGAAGAAGTTGCAGACCCTGTTGATGAAGAAGTTGCAGACCCTGTTGCAGAACCTGCAGTCAACAATGATGCTGATCAAATGGAGGAAGAAGGACTTGTGGTCGAGAAAGACGAGATGCCAAATGAAGCCCAAGGTCCACAAATAATCACTACTGCTGCCCCAAAGGTGGTCAAGAAGCTCAAGATCAAGAAAAAATTGATTCTTGCTGGACAGAAGAGATCAAGTAGCAGGCTGAGGGTGCTAAAAACTTTGACTCAACAGGGACCTGGAAGTAGTGATAACCCTCTTGTCATTCAAGAGGATGAACAGGGTACATTAACTCAGGAGCATATTGAAGTTGGCTCAGACCCAAAGCTAGGGACTTGTCTAAGGGCTATGAAGTCTTGGAGTGATATCTCTAAAAAATAGGAACTCTGTTTGACTTGTATTGGCTATGTTAAGTTTATGTTTGTTGCAACTATAACAGATGAACAATACTATGTGCTTTTTTGATTATGTATTTGGTTGTGTGTTGAATATGTAACAATTATGACATATGCACTTATAGTGCTTTTTTTATTATGAAGTTATGATTATATATTTGAAATGCTATAAGATATGGTTTAGAAACACCATTACATTGCACCAAAAGTAGACTATACATGCTAAAATCCATTCTATTACACCAAAATCATTACACCATTCAACTGAAATGATACATGTTAAAGAAACAAAAGTACACAACAGTTGCAAACAAAATCGTTACAGCAAAATCCATTCTATTACACCAAGGCCATTATACCATTACATTGCAAAAAAAGTACACAACAGTTAACACATCTTGtatacaacaaacaacaacatccAAGATGCTACCAAGGCCACCATCAACCTGAAGTTTGTTTTCCTTTCTTCATTCAGCAACTTCAACTTTTCAACCTTCTTTGAAGATGCCTCTAGGCCAAATTCTTTGAAAAACTCCTTTCCAAACTCTTTCCCAAACTGTAATCCAAAAGCTTTCATTTGATCAAGTGTGAATTCACTGTTATTGATAACCAACTCTCCACCTCTGAAAACTTCTTTCTTCCCACCTCTCATAATGTGTTCCACGACTTCATCATCCCAAAGAAACAAATCGCATGCTGCATCACTCTACAGAGCCAAATACACATTTCACATGGATCAGAATTGGTACTATAGTCTATTTAGAACGAAGAAACAGAATAGAAATCACCTTTCCACGATTCTTGCATCTCCAAAACTTCCTCCGAGGGTTTTCGTGTGTGTTTGAGACAAACATCTTCATTGATTCGTTGCATCCACATCTGGGTATTGATCTACCGATTGAATTGCCAACTGACGAGCTCCTTGTAGAGTCCATTTTTGTGCCCTATTTTTCACTGCTTGGTTGAAGAAGA from Vicia villosa cultivar HV-30 ecotype Madison, WI linkage group LG4, Vvil1.0, whole genome shotgun sequence encodes the following:
- the LOC131597042 gene encoding uncharacterized protein At4g04775-like codes for the protein MDSTRSSSVGNSIGRSIPRCGCNESMKMFVSNTHENPRRKFWRCKNRGKSDAACDLFLWDDEVVEHIMRGGKKEVFRGGELVINNSEFTLDQMKAFGLQFGKEFGKEFFKEFGLEASSKKVEKLKLLNEERKTNFRMDFAVTILFATVVYFCFFNMYHFS